In the Chloroherpetonaceae bacterium genome, one interval contains:
- a CDS encoding DUF4198 domain-containing protein: protein MMRFCLTLFVYLIATTLYAHEFWLRPAKFRLKQGERTTLSLLVGENFTGEAWKFGQSTAIAFLQCHRSATETLVPVIKDGVAAPIELSFKYDGTYLIGLHTSPKFIELDAEKFAAYLKEEGLTDILALRSQKGDVKKPARELYRRCAKTLIQVGHLSDETASKELGFPLEIIPEHNPYLLQAGDAMRFRVVFNAKPLSRAQIKVWHRRGSKVTTTTLHTDELGFASFAIVPDGEWMISLVKMIEATDTAKADYESFWASLTFGYDR from the coding sequence ATGATGCGTTTTTGCTTGACCCTCTTCGTTTATTTGATTGCCACCACGCTTTATGCCCACGAGTTTTGGCTCCGCCCTGCCAAGTTTCGTCTAAAACAAGGTGAGCGCACCACGCTTTCGCTACTAGTTGGCGAAAACTTTACAGGGGAAGCATGGAAATTTGGACAAAGCACGGCAATTGCATTTCTCCAGTGCCACCGCTCTGCTACAGAGACTCTAGTGCCTGTTATTAAAGATGGTGTTGCGGCACCGATTGAGCTTTCATTCAAGTATGACGGCACTTACCTCATTGGGCTTCATACTTCGCCAAAATTCATTGAGTTAGATGCCGAGAAATTTGCCGCATACCTCAAGGAAGAAGGGCTAACAGATATACTTGCACTGCGCAGCCAAAAAGGCGACGTCAAAAAGCCTGCGCGGGAGCTATATCGTCGATGCGCCAAAACGCTTATTCAGGTCGGACACCTCTCAGATGAGACAGCGTCAAAAGAGTTAGGCTTTCCACTTGAAATCATTCCTGAACATAATCCATATCTGCTCCAAGCTGGCGACGCAATGCGGTTTCGGGTTGTCTTCAATGCCAAGCCTCTTTCACGGGCACAAATTAAGGTCTGGCACAGACGTGGCAGCAAGGTTACAACGACTACACTTCACACTGACGAACTGGGCTTTGCTTCGTTTGCGATTGTGCCAGATGGTGAGTGGATGATTAGCTTAGTCAAGATGATTGAAGCAACCGATACTGCCAAAGCAGACTACGAAAGTTTCTGGGCATCACTTACCTTTGGATATGACCGCTAA
- the cyaY gene encoding iron donor protein CyaY, giving the protein MAEPNLPIEIEKELQRLFNAIDALGLDDVEIELADGKLVIEFEDGTKFIVNRQSATNQIWLAEPQGGWRFDWKDGRWLDDKRGIELSAALADLMQAKLGQPISLK; this is encoded by the coding sequence ATGGCAGAACCCAATCTTCCAATTGAGATTGAAAAAGAGCTTCAGCGTCTGTTTAATGCGATTGACGCACTGGGCTTGGACGACGTGGAAATCGAGCTTGCTGATGGAAAGCTGGTGATTGAATTTGAAGATGGCACGAAGTTTATTGTCAACCGACAGAGCGCGACCAATCAAATTTGGCTCGCAGAGCCGCAAGGTGGCTGGCGCTTTGACTGGAAAGATGGCAGGTGGCTTGATGACAAACGCGGCATTGAGCTATCCGCTGCCCTCGCTGACCTCATGCAAGCCAAGCTGGGACAGCCTATTTCTCTTAAATAA
- a CDS encoding DUF937 domain-containing protein yields MENLVQVLLSQFGSEAIEQVSQKIGAERSTTEQALQAAVPLLISALSQNASQPDGAEALAQALQRDHSGSILDNVMDFLQNPQTANGAGILRHLLGSQRAPIEQALAERFGLSTGQIGHLLEILSPLVMGALGKLCAAKHLDAGGLSQFLGQQRQQIAAQAPDLMSLATRFLDRNADGSIMDDAANLLSGFLNRRKQ; encoded by the coding sequence ATGGAAAATCTTGTGCAGGTGCTACTGTCGCAATTTGGTAGCGAGGCGATTGAGCAAGTGAGCCAGAAAATCGGTGCGGAGCGCAGCACTACTGAGCAGGCTCTTCAGGCAGCCGTGCCACTACTCATTTCTGCACTTTCGCAGAATGCGTCCCAGCCTGATGGTGCTGAGGCTTTGGCGCAAGCCCTGCAGCGCGACCACAGTGGCTCAATACTGGACAATGTGATGGATTTTCTGCAGAATCCACAGACAGCAAACGGTGCAGGCATTTTACGCCATCTGCTTGGTAGCCAGCGCGCGCCGATTGAGCAGGCACTGGCTGAGCGCTTTGGTCTCAGCACTGGGCAAATTGGGCATCTGCTGGAGATACTCTCCCCGCTGGTTATGGGCGCACTGGGCAAGCTATGTGCTGCCAAGCATCTGGACGCTGGTGGATTGTCGCAATTTCTGGGTCAGCAGCGCCAGCAAATTGCCGCTCAAGCTCCTGACCTGATGAGCCTTGCAACGCGCTTTTTAGACCGCAATGCGGACGGCTCCATTATGGACGATGCAGCTAACCTTCTCAGCGGTTTCCTTAACCGGCGTAAGCAGTAG